The DNA sequence TATTTATATAGTACGCGAACAATATCGCGGTCTTCTTCTACCGCAAGTTGCAACGGAAATGAAATGGAACGCGGAAGAATTTCTCAGCAACACATCTACCAAAGCAGGATTAAAACCCGATACGTGGAAAGATTCTGCGACAACAATTTTCATATTCTCCGCAGAAATTTTCAGTGAACACGGATTAATTGATACTGTTTTATGAATGCAAAACAACTAATTCGCGCTCCCTCCGTTGCGGGAATATTTTATACGAAAAATCCTGAAAAACTTTCTCAAACAATTCTTCATCTACTCGAAACTGTTCCTTCCTTTTCTGTGAAAGAAGAAATTCTTGCACTCATTTCTCCCCACGCTGGATATATGTATTCCGGTTTAACTGCGGCGTACGGTTACAAAACTCTCGAACAAAGAATATTGGAAACTGCTGTTATTATTGCGCCAAGCCATTTTGAATTTTTTGAAACCATTTCTGTTTATCCAGGGAAATGTTACACTACTCCTTTTGGTGAAATGGAAATTGATGTTCAACTTCGCTCGGAATTACTGAAAGAAAATTCTTTCGTGATGAATGACGAAATCGGTCATCGCAAAGAACACGCCATCGAAGTTCAACTTCCATTTCTTCAATTATTGTTTGGAAATAAGATTAAGATTCTTCCAATCATTATTGGAAATCAAACAAGGGAAAATTGTTTTTCGCTTGGTGAAACATTGGGGAAAATTTTACGAGAGACAAATGCAATACTGATTGCGAGTTCTGATTTGTCACATTATTACAATTCAAAAACGGCTGATGAACTCGATGAAAAATTTATCAATTGCGTAATGAATTTCGACGAAGATAAACTTATGACGAAATTAGAAAACAATGCAACAGAAGGCTGCGGCGGCGGTTGTGTCGTTGCAGTTCTTCACGCGGCAAAACTTCTCGGCGCAACGAAGACAAGAATTTTGCATCATTGCAATTCCGGCGATGTTACGGGAGATAGAGAAAGAGTTGTCGGATATATGAGTGGTATCGTGATTTGTGAATCGTGATTTGTTATTCGTTAATTGTCAGTTGTCATTTGTAATTCTAAATTTTTATCACAAACCCACTAATGACAAATTACCAATGACAATTTACTTTCTCCTTCAATCCTAAATTCCATTAACTACTCAGGAAAATGAAAAAGCATCCAAACAAAATAACTATCATCGGCGCGGGACAAGTTGGTTCAACTCTTGCTTTGCTTTTTAAAGAAAATGGTTTTGAAATTGTTTCTGTTATTTCCCGAACAAAAGAATCTGCGAAGAAACTTGGGAAACTTGTTCAATGTAAAAATGTTTCTACTTCGATAAAAGATATTTCTATACAAACAGAATTTCTTCTCCTTGCTGTTCCAGATAATCTTTTAAAAAATATTGCTGATGAAATTGCTTCTGTTTCTCATTTGAATTTCAAAAAAATAGTTGTCGCACACACTTCGGGAGTTCATTCCGTTGATGTTCTTTCTTCACTTAAAACAAAAGGCGCAAACGTTGCTGGCTTTCATCCGATTCAATCTTTTCCGAAACATTTTTCCGTTCAGCAATTGAAAAAGAATATTACGAACAACATTTGTTTCGGCATTGAATGTGAAAAGAAATTGCAACCAAAACTTTCTTCTCTTGCAAAAAAACTTGGAGGAAAATTTGTTTTCGTTCCTTCTGAATTGAAACCATTGTATCATCTCGTTTGCGTTGTGAGTTCAAGTTTTTCTGTTACGTTATTGAAAGTGATTGAAGAAATTTCATCTCATTTTCCTTTTGCAAAAAATTGGAAAGATGCTTTCTCTCCTATTCTTCTTTCTTCAATTTCTAATGCGCTTGCAACTTCTCCAACAAAAGCGCTTACAGGACCAATTCCCCGTGGCGATTTGCATACAATTGAATTACATTTAAATGCTCTCGTGCAATTTTCTCCCGAACTAATTTCTTTTTATAAAGAACTTTCTACAAAAGCAGTTTCCATTGCAATAGAACGAGGAAGTATTTCGAATGAGCAAGAGAAAAGACTTTTACAAGTCCTGAAAAAGAAATAGAACACAGATGACACGGATTGAACGGATTTACACAGAAAAAAATCAGTGAACATCAGCCACATCAGTGTCATCCGTGTTCTATTAACTCTATGATAAACTTTTCGTATTGTTGCCAACACAAAATCGCATAATCATTATGAATAAACAATAACTGACTTCTCGCATAACTATCGTTCCGGAAATCTGCGGATCGTAAGTCGCGTCATTTCTCCGATGGTCGCGGTGTTCATATCAACGGGATTGAATCGTTCTGGAGTTTTGTGAAGCGACGGCTGCATAAATTTAACGGCATAAAACCGTATGTTGTGTTGCATTTGAAAGAATGCGTGTGGCGGTGGAAGAAAACAGAACACCACCTCATTCCCGAGTTAGAAGCGTTGTTGAAATGTGGGAAACTCACGAAACCTGCGAGGGTTTGAGTTTCACTCATTTCAACGATTCAATGATAATTTTTATTCAGCATTTTTTCTTCATTTCCTAGTCTATAGCCCTAAGAAATAGTCGTATAATCATTATGGTAATTCAATAAATGGTAGCGTTGAATGTGTTTGCCTATCACTCCAACGCTATCAAGAAACATATACAGTCTATATAATTTGAAATGGCATAGAAATTTTTAGTATCATATTTCGTCCAGGATTGAGAGCATACAATTTATATCTGCTCAAATGGTCAACGTATGCTTTGTCGAAAATATTTTCTATTCCAAAATCCAATGTCAAAATATTTTTACCTGTCGGAATATCAAAACCTGAAGAAATACCATAGAGTGAATAACCACCTGTTCGGGTTTCTAACGGGTCAATACGTTCTTGGCTTTGAACAATTTTCGTTTTGAATCCAATATATGGTCGTTTTAAACTTCCAATGTTTTCCTGTTGAAATCGAATTCCTAAAACAATTTTCGATGGAGGTATAAATGGTAATGGATTATTTGTTGCTTTGTTTTCTGCGCGAACAAAATCCACACCAACATTAACGACACACCACGAAGCCAGTTCCGACTTCAACGAAAATTCTCCTCCAAATAATTGTGCATTCGTTTGCTTCAAAAAATATATCGGGAACGTGGATGCCGAATCTATCAATCCCGTTGGGCTTCGATAAATGTAGTTTGAAATTGAATTACTGAAAAAAGTAATCTCCGCAATCGCATCAGCAGAAACATAGCGTGTAGAAATATCAATATTAGTAGAACGTTCCGGAATCAACGCGCTATTACCAATTTCGTACGCCGCAGTTCCTTCGTGAACACCTTGAGCGAATAATTCAAATGAAGCAGGGGCACGCCATCCTTCAGAAATATTAGTTGCAAACACAATATTTTCTACTGGTCTCCATGTTGCGCCTAAAGAACCCGAAAGCGCATTATAGTTTCGCGCTTGAGCAGTTATGTTTAAGTCATTGCTGTAATCAACGTCAAGTTTTCGCGTATCGAATCGAAGCCCAGCGGAAAACTCCATTTCTTTGTAATGATATTCTTCAAAAAGAAATGCTCCTATATTATTTGTTTTTGAATCGGGAATAAGTTTTTCTTCTCGAAGTGAAACTAAGTTCTGTTGCAAGAAGGAAAAACCAATTGTGCCAAAAAGCGAACCAACTGGACGATGATGCGCGTGAACATCGAGCGTGTACGTATTGGTAACAAGTTCTAATCCCGGTTCTGTTGCAATCGCTTCCTCAAATTCACGACGCCAATTTTTTTGCCAACCTCCCTGCATTTCCAACCGAAAACTCTCGACATTAAAAATGCTATGAAAATTTATTTTATCGTGAATGACTCGCTGAAATGGTGTAGCAGTCGGGTCTTCTGCAGGGTCTTCGTGCATTTTAAGTTTAGAACCAAAATGAGAATACGCAAGATTAAATAACCCAGCATCACTGTGATAACCGAATGCGCCATTTCCGTTGAGTTCTTGAAAACCGGAGTTGAATAAATTTCCATTCGGAGTTTTTATATCACTGGCATTTTGCAAACTTAACGCTCCACGATAACCCAATTTTCCAGTTGCGCCATCAAGAACAAATCCACCGTTAAATTGATTATTGTTCGTAAATCCATTCAGCGATAATTTTGATTGCAATATTGTTTTCCCTTCATCCGTTGTCATCAAATCAGGAGAAATAACATTCACGACACCGCCGATTGCATCCGAGCCATAAAGAACACTTCCCGGACCTCGCACGACTTCGATTTTATCAGCTTGAAGAACATCAATTTCCGGTCCGTGTTCATCACCCCACTGTTGTCCTTCTTGACGAACACCATCATTAACAACAACAACACGTTGCGATGTCAATCCACGAATGACAGGTTTTGCAATTGCGCCACCAGTTGAGAGACAAGAAATCCCAGGAAGATTTGCTAACGTTTGCACAATTGTTTGCCCACGTTCACTTTCAAATTCTCTTCCTTCAACAACCGAAGTAGATTGTGGAGAAAGAAGAACATTTGCTGCTTGCGGATTTCCC is a window from the Ignavibacteria bacterium genome containing:
- the amrB gene encoding AmmeMemoRadiSam system protein B gives rise to the protein MNAKQLIRAPSVAGIFYTKNPEKLSQTILHLLETVPSFSVKEEILALISPHAGYMYSGLTAAYGYKTLEQRILETAVIIAPSHFEFFETISVYPGKCYTTPFGEMEIDVQLRSELLKENSFVMNDEIGHRKEHAIEVQLPFLQLLFGNKIKILPIIIGNQTRENCFSLGETLGKILRETNAILIASSDLSHYYNSKTADELDEKFINCVMNFDEDKLMTKLENNATEGCGGGCVVAVLHAAKLLGATKTRILHHCNSGDVTGDRERVVGYMSGIVICES
- a CDS encoding DUF2520 domain-containing protein, which codes for MKKHPNKITIIGAGQVGSTLALLFKENGFEIVSVISRTKESAKKLGKLVQCKNVSTSIKDISIQTEFLLLAVPDNLLKNIADEIASVSHLNFKKIVVAHTSGVHSVDVLSSLKTKGANVAGFHPIQSFPKHFSVQQLKKNITNNICFGIECEKKLQPKLSSLAKKLGGKFVFVPSELKPLYHLVCVVSSSFSVTLLKVIEEISSHFPFAKNWKDAFSPILLSSISNALATSPTKALTGPIPRGDLHTIELHLNALVQFSPELISFYKELSTKAVSIAIERGSISNEQEKRLLQVLKKK
- a CDS encoding TonB-dependent receptor, with the protein product MHKLMLLCTLLFVLLFSTAKATDKLSGHIAGKVIDAQTKEPLVGVNVTIPAIKHGASTNERGEYTIINIDEGAYVIKFSLLGYASETRSIVVESEEFILNVSMKQSSLQIPTVSITGNPQAANVLLSPQSTSVVEGREFESERGQTIVQTLANLPGISCLSTGGAIAKPVIRGLTSQRVVVVNDGVRQEGQQWGDEHGPEIDVLQADKIEVVRGPGSVLYGSDAIGGVVNVISPDLMTTDEGKTILQSKLSLNGFTNNNQFNGGFVLDGATGKLGYRGALSLQNASDIKTPNGNLFNSGFQELNGNGAFGYHSDAGLFNLAYSHFGSKLKMHEDPAEDPTATPFQRVIHDKINFHSIFNVESFRLEMQGGWQKNWRREFEEAIATEPGLELVTNTYTLDVHAHHRPVGSLFGTIGFSFLQQNLVSLREEKLIPDSKTNNIGAFLFEEYHYKEMEFSAGLRFDTRKLDVDYSNDLNITAQARNYNALSGSLGATWRPVENIVFATNISEGWRAPASFELFAQGVHEGTAAYEIGNSALIPERSTNIDISTRYVSADAIAEITFFSNSISNYIYRSPTGLIDSASTFPIYFLKQTNAQLFGGEFSLKSELASWCVVNVGVDFVRAENKATNNPLPFIPPSKIVLGIRFQQENIGSLKRPYIGFKTKIVQSQERIDPLETRTGGYSLYGISSGFDIPTGKNILTLDFGIENIFDKAYVDHLSRYKLYALNPGRNMILKISMPFQII